A genomic segment from Spongiibacter sp. IMCC21906 encodes:
- a CDS encoding macro domain-containing protein: MAIVTTSGDLLKQHDVDAIVNTVNCVGVMGKGIALQFKKKWPQNFKAYSAACKAGQVKPGSMFVYDLGGLATPRFIINFPTKAHWRNASKLADIESGLADLLEVVRERGIGSIVMPPLGCGNGGLDWRDVRPLIERYFAEVDIELRLFEPQEGAAPVELEVNTPAPKMTPGRAAILALLKTYQALDYGLSKIEVQKLAYFLQEAGQSLKLNFVKDKFGPYADNLRHALDRMDGHYLHGVGDGVVESQITPDDTALAEANRYLQEIDPGVLKRVSEVAELIEGFQSPFGMELLASVHWVATREGATNAYQALSKVQAWNPRKKQIMTQSHVNAAWQQLETLGWIPVKGS, encoded by the coding sequence ATGGCAATAGTGACAACCAGTGGAGATCTGCTTAAGCAGCACGATGTCGATGCCATTGTTAACACCGTTAACTGCGTGGGGGTGATGGGTAAAGGCATCGCTCTGCAGTTTAAAAAGAAGTGGCCCCAAAACTTCAAAGCCTATTCTGCTGCCTGTAAAGCCGGACAAGTGAAGCCCGGCAGCATGTTTGTCTACGATTTGGGCGGTTTGGCAACGCCGCGGTTTATTATCAACTTCCCCACCAAAGCCCATTGGCGTAATGCGTCAAAGCTGGCAGATATTGAGTCAGGCCTGGCCGATTTGCTCGAGGTGGTACGCGAGCGAGGCATAGGCTCTATTGTGATGCCGCCCTTGGGTTGCGGTAACGGCGGGTTAGATTGGCGCGACGTTCGCCCGCTGATTGAGCGTTATTTTGCCGAGGTCGATATTGAGTTACGCCTATTTGAGCCCCAGGAGGGAGCGGCACCGGTAGAGCTTGAAGTGAACACCCCAGCCCCCAAAATGACCCCGGGGCGCGCAGCTATTCTGGCTTTGCTCAAAACCTACCAAGCCCTTGACTATGGGTTATCCAAAATCGAGGTGCAGAAATTAGCTTACTTTCTGCAAGAGGCCGGCCAGAGCTTGAAACTGAACTTTGTAAAAGACAAGTTTGGCCCTTACGCTGACAACCTACGCCATGCCCTCGATCGTATGGACGGACACTATCTCCACGGGGTGGGGGACGGTGTTGTTGAGTCTCAAATCACCCCGGATGATACGGCCCTAGCCGAGGCTAATCGTTACTTACAAGAAATAGACCCCGGCGTTTTAAAGCGAGTGAGTGAAGTGGCTGAGCTGATTGAGGGCTTCCAGTCACCTTTTGGCATGGAACTGCTTGCTAGTGTTCACTGGGTAGCAACACGCGAGGGTGCCACCAACGCTTATCAGGCGCTAAGCAAGGTACAAGCTTGGAACCCTCGTAAAAAACAGATAATGACGCAATCCCATGTTAATGCAGCCTGGCAGCAGTTAGAGACATTAGGCTGGATT
- a CDS encoding DUF4433 domain-containing protein: protein MPVPVRLFHITAIDNLAAIFQQRALVSKTRGEALQLGYHNIAHAGAQGMRSTRAVVDPPGGTIHDYVPFYFAPRSPMLSAIHHGQVAGCHYGQADIVHFELHVRRVVDEGAEFVFYDRNATKAYSVAYTDPYQLKDAIDWDLLTEPPTLDGFCRYFHDRHEPAKYLDRREKRQAEFLVKNAVPIDWFTRIGLANDQAAQRVRDLAGAAGVTLSVQTMPEWYF from the coding sequence ATGCCAGTCCCTGTGCGTTTGTTTCATATCACAGCCATTGATAATTTGGCGGCGATTTTTCAGCAGCGTGCATTGGTGTCGAAAACTCGCGGCGAGGCTTTACAACTGGGTTACCACAATATCGCCCATGCTGGGGCTCAAGGTATGCGCTCGACAAGGGCGGTAGTGGATCCGCCCGGCGGCACCATTCACGACTATGTGCCGTTTTATTTTGCTCCGCGCTCGCCCATGTTAAGTGCTATACACCACGGGCAAGTGGCAGGTTGCCATTACGGCCAGGCAGATATTGTGCATTTTGAGCTGCATGTGAGGCGGGTGGTGGATGAAGGTGCCGAGTTCGTATTTTATGATCGTAATGCGACCAAGGCTTATAGCGTAGCCTATACCGACCCGTACCAGCTGAAAGACGCCATAGATTGGGACTTGCTAACAGAGCCGCCAACCCTTGATGGCTTTTGCCGATATTTTCACGATCGCCACGAGCCGGCGAAGTACCTAGACCGTCGAGAAAAGCGTCAGGCGGAGTTTTTGGTTAAAAATGCCGTGCCTATTGACTGGTTTACCCGCATTGGGCTTGCCAATGACCAAGCTGCTCAGCGCGTGCGAGACTTAGCCGGTGCGGCTGGGGTGACTTTGAGCGTACAGACAATGCCAGAATGGTATTTCTAA
- a CDS encoding restriction endonuclease subunit S, with protein MNKVENLITDNIDLWTSSIQSKASTGRGSSKKIDLHGIKKLRELILELAVRGKLVPQDPNDEPASELLEHINEEKEQLIKAGKIKRPKKLTKISKEECHFDLPLGWKWVRLGELFSSIISGGTPSKRNSEFWDGDIPWASVKDLGKSRYIHETQDYITEAGLESGSKLADSGDVLICTRMGLGKIGIAGVPIAINQDLKAVKLPSCINIEFFLNTFATLKIKGTGTTVAGIKQEELLNYVIGLPGEHEQHRIVAKVDELMALCDQLENQTEQSLDAHATLADTLLDALTQAKSHTELMENWARLEQNWDILFPSTIAGLHAIDKLKQTILQLAVMGKLVKQDPTDEPASELLKRIAAEKEQLIKDRKIKKQKPLPPITDEEKPFELPEGWEWCKFDNIAKNEKNALKAGPFGSALKKTMYVESGYKIYGQEQVISNDENIGDYYISEDKYLALESCRVQPGDILISLVGTIGKVLILSDSCQRGIINPRLVKLGLNPDVYREYIRLVLGSQLIQDELYEKSHGSTMNVLNLGLLRDLVFPFPPVEEQKRIVAKVEELTTLCDQLKQRLQTAQQTQQHFTDAVVTGALAADTEMCES; from the coding sequence ATGAATAAAGTAGAAAATTTAATCACCGACAATATTGACCTCTGGACGTCCAGCATCCAGAGCAAAGCCAGCACCGGCCGTGGCAGTTCTAAAAAGATTGATCTACACGGCATCAAAAAACTGCGCGAGCTGATATTAGAGTTGGCCGTGCGCGGTAAATTAGTGCCACAAGATCCGAATGATGAGCCTGCGAGTGAGTTACTAGAACATATTAACGAAGAAAAAGAGCAGCTTATAAAAGCCGGAAAGATTAAACGACCTAAAAAGCTAACGAAAATTTCAAAAGAAGAGTGCCACTTCGATTTACCTTTGGGTTGGAAGTGGGTTCGATTGGGAGAGCTTTTTAGCTCCATTATTAGTGGTGGAACGCCCAGTAAGCGGAATAGCGAATTTTGGGATGGCGATATTCCTTGGGCAAGTGTTAAAGATCTAGGAAAGTCGCGTTATATTCATGAGACTCAGGATTATATTACTGAGGCCGGACTTGAATCAGGGAGTAAGTTAGCCGACTCTGGAGATGTCTTAATCTGTACAAGAATGGGATTGGGGAAGATCGGCATCGCCGGAGTTCCTATAGCCATTAATCAAGATCTAAAAGCAGTGAAACTTCCTTCATGCATTAATATTGAATTTTTCTTGAATACCTTTGCAACTCTGAAAATCAAAGGGACTGGCACCACCGTTGCTGGAATTAAGCAAGAAGAGCTCCTTAATTATGTCATTGGACTCCCTGGCGAACACGAACAACACCGCATAGTCGCCAAAGTTGATGAGCTAATGGCCCTCTGCGACCAGCTGGAAAACCAAACCGAGCAAAGCCTAGACGCCCACGCCACCCTGGCCGATACCCTGCTGGACGCACTCACCCAGGCCAAAAGCCACACCGAGCTAATGGAAAACTGGGCAAGATTAGAGCAAAACTGGGACATCCTCTTTCCCAGCACCATCGCAGGCCTGCACGCCATCGACAAACTCAAACAAACCATCCTGCAACTCGCCGTCATGGGCAAACTCGTCAAACAAGACCCAACCGACGAGCCCGCCAGCGAACTGCTAAAACGCATCGCCGCCGAAAAAGAGCAGTTGATAAAAGATAGAAAAATCAAAAAACAAAAACCCCTGCCGCCCATCACCGACGAAGAAAAACCGTTTGAACTGCCGGAGGGGTGGGAGTGGTGTAAGTTCGATAATATCGCCAAAAATGAGAAGAATGCTCTAAAAGCAGGCCCTTTTGGGTCGGCATTGAAGAAAACGATGTATGTAGAGTCTGGATATAAAATATATGGTCAAGAGCAGGTGATTTCGAATGATGAAAATATTGGTGACTATTACATTAGTGAGGACAAATATCTGGCGTTAGAGTCATGCCGTGTTCAACCAGGAGACATATTGATCAGCTTGGTTGGGACAATAGGAAAGGTGTTGATTTTAAGTGACAGTTGTCAGCGAGGGATTATTAACCCGCGTTTGGTAAAACTGGGGTTAAACCCAGATGTATACAGGGAATACATTAGATTGGTTTTAGGTAGTCAATTGATACAAGACGAGTTATATGAGAAAAGTCATGGCTCAACTATGAACGTCCTAAATTTAGGGCTATTGAGAGACTTGGTTTTCCCTTTTCCACCCGTTGAAGAACAAAAAAGGATAGTCGCCAAAGTCGAAGAGCTCACCACCCTCTGCGACCAGCTCAAACAACGCCTACAAACCGCCCAACAAACCCAGCAACACTTTACCGATGCGGTGGTGACGGGGGCTTTAGCGGCTGACACGGAAATGTGCGAGTCCTGA
- a CDS encoding class I SAM-dependent DNA methyltransferase, protein MSISTVIKSIQDIMRKDAGVDGDAQRLGQLSWLLFLKIFDAQEEQLELEQDDYREPIPSKYLWREWAADEQGITGDELLEFVNDDLFPTLKSYSANIKTNPRGFIVREAFSDAYNYMKNGTLLRQVINKLNEVDFTNSNERHLFGDIYEQILKDLQSAGNAGEFYTPRAVTRFIVEMIDPQLGEAVFDPACGTGGFLACATDHIRTHYQKTTQDYQTLQGQIAGVEKKQLPHLLCTTNMLLHGIEVPSNIRHGNTLNQPLSNWDADKDVVITNPPFGGTEEDGIEKNFPAEMQTRETADLFLQLIIEVLKEGGRAAVVLPDGTLFGEGVKTKIKEQLLKECNLHTLVRLPNSVFAPYTSIKTNILFFDKVEPTEQVWYYELPLPEGVKAFNKTKPMQLEHFSECRKWWGKREDGFNTREENRWAWKVSIDEIKQRNYNLDIKNPHVEEQVVHDPEQLLAQYAEQQQEIQALRDQLKTILAEALSH, encoded by the coding sequence ATGTCCATCAGTACCGTTATCAAATCCATCCAAGACATTATGCGCAAAGACGCCGGGGTAGACGGCGACGCCCAGCGCTTGGGCCAGCTTAGCTGGTTGCTGTTTCTTAAAATATTTGATGCCCAAGAAGAACAGTTAGAGTTAGAGCAAGACGACTACCGCGAACCCATCCCCAGCAAATACCTCTGGCGCGAATGGGCGGCGGATGAGCAGGGCATCACCGGCGATGAGTTGTTAGAGTTCGTCAACGACGATCTATTCCCTACGCTAAAAAGCTACAGCGCCAATATCAAAACCAACCCGCGCGGTTTTATCGTGCGCGAAGCCTTTAGCGATGCCTACAACTACATGAAAAACGGCACGCTCTTGCGCCAAGTCATTAATAAGCTCAACGAGGTGGATTTTACCAACTCCAACGAGCGCCACCTGTTTGGCGATATTTACGAGCAAATCCTGAAAGACTTACAAAGCGCAGGCAACGCCGGTGAGTTCTACACCCCGCGCGCCGTTACCCGCTTTATTGTCGAAATGATCGACCCGCAACTGGGCGAAGCCGTATTCGACCCGGCCTGCGGCACCGGCGGTTTCTTGGCTTGCGCCACCGACCATATTCGCACTCACTACCAAAAAACCACCCAAGACTACCAAACCCTGCAAGGCCAAATTGCCGGTGTCGAAAAAAAGCAGCTGCCGCACCTGTTGTGTACCACCAATATGCTGCTGCACGGCATCGAGGTGCCGTCCAATATTCGCCACGGCAATACGCTCAATCAGCCGCTGTCTAACTGGGATGCCGACAAAGACGTGGTGATTACCAACCCGCCCTTTGGCGGCACCGAAGAAGACGGCATCGAGAAAAACTTCCCCGCCGAGATGCAAACCCGCGAAACCGCCGATTTGTTTTTGCAGCTGATTATCGAAGTGTTGAAGGAGGGCGGCCGCGCCGCCGTGGTACTGCCCGACGGCACCTTGTTTGGCGAGGGCGTAAAAACCAAAATCAAAGAGCAACTGCTTAAAGAGTGCAACTTGCACACCCTAGTGCGCCTGCCCAACTCGGTATTCGCGCCTTACACCAGCATTAAAACCAATATTTTATTTTTTGATAAAGTCGAGCCCACCGAGCAGGTCTGGTACTACGAGCTGCCATTGCCCGAGGGCGTTAAAGCCTTTAATAAAACCAAACCCATGCAGTTGGAGCACTTTAGCGAGTGCCGTAAGTGGTGGGGCAAGCGCGAAGATGGTTTTAACACTCGCGAGGAAAACCGCTGGGCCTGGAAAGTCAGCATCGACGAGATCAAACAGCGCAATTACAACCTCGACATTAAAAACCCCCATGTCGAAGAACAAGTGGTGCACGATCCTGAGCAGCTACTGGCCCAATACGCCGAGCAACAGCAAGAGATACAGGCCCTGCGTGACCAGCTGAAAACCATTCTGGCTGAGGCACTTTCTCACTAA
- the hsdR gene encoding EcoAI/FtnUII family type I restriction enzme subunit R — protein MDKKKLSETDIITKYILPAVEGAGWDKMTQVRQEVKLRDGKVIVRGQMGMRKTVKSADIVLDYKPNLPLAVIEAKANKHEVGKGMQQGLDYARLLDVPFVFASNGDGFIFHDKTNPAQLESEISLQDFPSPKTLWQKYCAYKGYTEAQLPIIQQPYHDDGSGKTPRYYQLQAINKSIEAVSSGQDRILLVMATGTGKTYTAFQIIWRLWKARQKKRILFLADRNVLVDQTRINDFQPFGEAMTKITKRTVDPAYEIHLALYQALTGPEEHQKAYKQVDPDFFDLIVIDECHRGSAAEDSAWREILEYFSGATQIGLTATPKETEEVSNTDYFGEPVYTYSLKEGIEDGFLAPYKVVRVDIDIDVEGWRPTKGQTDKQGEVIKDRVYNQKDFDRTMVIDERTELVAETITNYLKRTDPMAKTIVFCNDIDHAERMRRALVNLNPEQVAKDDKYVMKITGDDAIGKAQLDNFINPKKPYPVIATTSELMTTGVDAKTCKLVVLDQNIQSMTKFKQIIGRGTRIDDRYNKLWFTILDFKKATELFADERFDGVPEKILVISPAEINDPENTEIEDALNDPTNLNEDDYPEGDTENTGEISEGEWPGYSVDTPFDDGPMEGCEESEYIKYHVSGVTVKKLDERVQYYDADGKLVTESFKDYTRKAVQQQFASLDEFINKWNAADRKQAVMDELAEQGVIWEALREDVGRDLDAFDLICHVAFDQPPLTRQERANNVKKRNYFGQYSGTARAVLEALLDKYADAGIPEIESMNVLKVQPISQYGSPLEIVKQGFGGKPKYQKAVADLERQLYHKSDKSA, from the coding sequence ATGGATAAAAAGAAGCTCAGTGAAACGGACATCATTACTAAGTACATTTTGCCGGCGGTAGAGGGGGCGGGGTGGGACAAAATGACTCAGGTTCGCCAAGAAGTGAAGCTGCGTGATGGCAAAGTAATTGTGCGCGGCCAAATGGGTATGCGTAAAACCGTTAAATCGGCGGATATTGTACTGGATTACAAGCCCAACCTGCCCTTGGCGGTGATTGAGGCCAAAGCCAATAAGCACGAGGTCGGCAAAGGCATGCAGCAGGGGCTGGATTACGCCCGCCTACTGGACGTTCCTTTTGTGTTTGCCAGCAATGGCGATGGTTTTATCTTTCACGATAAAACCAACCCCGCGCAACTTGAATCCGAAATCAGCCTGCAAGATTTTCCTAGCCCCAAGACCCTCTGGCAAAAGTACTGCGCCTACAAAGGTTATACCGAGGCCCAGCTGCCGATTATTCAGCAGCCCTACCATGACGACGGTAGCGGCAAGACGCCGCGCTACTATCAGCTACAAGCCATTAACAAATCCATTGAAGCCGTCAGTAGCGGCCAAGACCGTATTTTGCTGGTAATGGCCACCGGCACCGGCAAAACCTATACCGCCTTTCAAATCATCTGGCGTTTATGGAAGGCACGGCAGAAAAAGCGCATCTTGTTTTTGGCCGACCGCAACGTATTGGTGGATCAAACTCGCATTAACGACTTTCAGCCCTTCGGCGAGGCGATGACCAAAATCACCAAGCGCACGGTAGACCCAGCCTACGAAATTCACCTGGCCCTCTACCAAGCCCTAACCGGCCCCGAAGAACACCAAAAAGCCTACAAGCAAGTGGACCCGGACTTTTTCGATCTTATCGTAATCGACGAGTGCCACCGTGGCTCCGCCGCCGAAGACAGCGCTTGGCGCGAAATCTTGGAATACTTTAGCGGCGCTACCCAAATCGGTTTGACGGCCACGCCCAAAGAAACCGAGGAAGTCTCTAACACCGACTACTTTGGCGAGCCGGTGTACACCTACTCGCTTAAAGAAGGCATTGAAGACGGCTTTCTCGCCCCCTACAAAGTCGTGCGCGTGGATATAGACATCGACGTAGAAGGCTGGCGCCCCACCAAAGGCCAAACCGACAAACAAGGCGAGGTGATTAAAGACCGCGTCTACAACCAAAAAGACTTTGACCGCACCATGGTCATTGACGAGCGCACCGAGCTGGTAGCCGAAACCATCACCAATTACCTCAAGCGAACCGACCCGATGGCCAAAACCATCGTCTTTTGTAACGACATTGACCACGCCGAGCGTATGCGCCGGGCTCTGGTGAATCTAAATCCCGAGCAAGTTGCCAAAGACGATAAGTACGTGATGAAGATCACCGGTGACGATGCCATCGGCAAAGCTCAGCTGGATAACTTTATTAACCCCAAAAAACCCTACCCAGTTATTGCCACCACCTCGGAGTTAATGACCACCGGCGTCGATGCTAAAACCTGTAAGTTGGTGGTGCTGGATCAAAACATCCAATCCATGACCAAGTTTAAGCAGATCATTGGTCGTGGCACCCGCATAGACGACCGCTACAACAAACTCTGGTTTACCATCCTCGACTTTAAAAAAGCCACCGAGCTATTTGCCGACGAGCGTTTTGACGGCGTGCCCGAGAAAATTCTGGTGATAAGCCCCGCCGAGATTAACGACCCAGAAAACACTGAAATAGAAGACGCCCTAAACGACCCCACTAACCTCAATGAGGATGATTACCCGGAGGGCGATACCGAAAACACTGGCGAAATAAGTGAAGGCGAGTGGCCCGGGTACAGCGTTGATACGCCTTTTGACGATGGCCCCATGGAGGGCTGCGAAGAAAGCGAATACATCAAGTACCACGTCTCTGGCGTCACCGTTAAAAAGCTGGACGAACGCGTGCAATATTACGACGCCGACGGCAAGCTGGTCACCGAATCCTTTAAAGACTACACCCGCAAAGCCGTGCAGCAGCAGTTTGCCTCGCTGGATGAATTTATCAATAAATGGAACGCCGCCGACCGAAAACAAGCGGTCATGGACGAGCTGGCCGAACAAGGCGTCATCTGGGAAGCCCTGCGCGAGGATGTAGGCCGCGACCTGGACGCCTTTGATTTAATCTGCCACGTCGCTTTTGATCAGCCGCCGCTTACCCGGCAAGAGCGGGCAAATAACGTCAAAAAGCGAAACTATTTTGGCCAATACTCTGGCACTGCTCGCGCCGTGCTGGAGGCTTTACTGGACAAATACGCCGATGCGGGTATCCCCGAAATCGAAAGCATGAACGTGCTCAAAGTCCAGCCTATCAGCCAATACGGCTCGCCGCTTGAGATCGTCAAACAGGGTTTTGGCGGCAAACCCAAATACCAAAAGGCTGTCGCGGACCTAGAGCGCCAGCTCTATCACAAGTCCGATAAAAGCGCATAA
- the csrA gene encoding carbon storage regulator CsrA: MLILTRRIGETLMVGDEVTVTVLGVKGNQVRLGVNAPKHVAVHREEIYDRIQSEKTGEKE; encoded by the coding sequence ATGTTAATTCTAACGCGTCGTATCGGTGAAACACTGATGGTTGGTGATGAAGTCACCGTTACTGTTCTTGGTGTTAAAGGAAACCAAGTTCGGCTTGGGGTGAATGCGCCCAAGCATGTTGCAGTTCACCGCGAGGAAATTTACGATCGCATTCAAAGTGAGAAGACCGGGGAAAAGGAATAG
- a CDS encoding aspartate kinase, translating to MSLIVQKFGGTSVGTVERIKAVAKKVAGFRDQGHDIIVVVSAMSGETNRLIELAKAMQGNPTPRELDVLVSTGEQVTISLLCMALHDLGYGAKSYTGSQVRILTDEAHTKARIKDIDDQKIRSDLSAGNVVVVAGFQGVDEAGNITTLGRGGSDTTGVALAAALKADECQIYTDVDGVYTTDPRVVSSARRLERITFEEMLEMASLGSKVLQIRAVEFAGKYNVPLRVLHAFQDGPGTLISLEEPDDMENPAISGIAFTRDEAKITVLGVPDTPGLAYQILGPVSDANIEVDVIVQNVAEDNTTDLTFTVSRGDMGKAEAIVRTLVQQTGAREVKTDDKIAKVSLVGVGMRSHAGIASKMFKALADESINIQLITTSEIKISVVIDEKYLELAVRSLHSAFDLD from the coding sequence ATGAGTCTGATTGTTCAAAAATTTGGTGGTACCTCGGTCGGTACGGTTGAGCGTATCAAAGCTGTGGCTAAAAAAGTGGCAGGTTTCCGCGATCAAGGGCACGACATTATTGTTGTCGTGTCGGCAATGAGCGGAGAGACCAACCGCTTGATCGAATTGGCCAAGGCCATGCAAGGGAACCCGACACCAAGGGAACTGGATGTGCTCGTCTCTACCGGCGAACAAGTCACCATTTCTTTGCTGTGTATGGCTCTACATGACCTTGGTTATGGTGCTAAGTCTTATACTGGCAGCCAGGTCCGCATCCTTACCGATGAGGCCCATACCAAAGCGCGTATAAAAGATATAGACGACCAGAAAATTCGGTCGGATTTATCCGCGGGAAATGTCGTCGTTGTGGCGGGCTTTCAAGGCGTGGATGAAGCGGGCAATATTACCACCTTGGGTAGAGGTGGCTCCGACACCACGGGTGTGGCGTTGGCGGCAGCCTTAAAGGCTGATGAGTGCCAGATTTATACAGATGTGGACGGTGTGTATACCACTGACCCGAGAGTTGTAAGCTCGGCCAGAAGGCTGGAACGGATTACTTTTGAAGAAATGCTGGAAATGGCCAGCTTAGGTTCAAAAGTGTTACAAATTCGCGCGGTGGAGTTTGCCGGAAAGTACAATGTCCCGTTACGGGTATTGCACGCCTTCCAAGACGGCCCCGGCACCTTGATTAGCTTAGAGGAACCAGACGATATGGAAAACCCGGCAATTTCGGGTATCGCTTTCACCCGCGATGAAGCAAAAATCACAGTGCTTGGCGTGCCAGATACCCCAGGCTTGGCCTATCAGATCTTAGGGCCGGTTAGTGATGCGAATATTGAAGTCGACGTTATTGTTCAAAACGTCGCAGAAGACAATACGACTGACTTGACCTTTACAGTGAGTCGGGGCGACATGGGCAAAGCCGAAGCAATTGTACGAACTTTAGTGCAACAAACTGGCGCTCGTGAAGTCAAAACCGATGATAAAATTGCAAAAGTCTCTCTGGTGGGAGTGGGAATGCGTTCCCATGCTGGCATTGCCAGCAAAATGTTCAAGGCCTTGGCTGACGAATCCATTAATATTCAGCTAATAACCACGTCAGAAATAAAAATTTCTGTCGTGATCGATGAGAAGTATTTGGAGCTTGCGGTTAGATCATTACATTCAGCCTTTGATCTGGATTGA